The genomic segment GGAGCACAGCGTCGATGGAGACAACTTATGGCTGACGTAAGTTCCCGCACCGTGAAaggtgcatcgatggcagatgtATAATCAGGCGGAAGTGGGTAAAGTGGTTCACTTTCTTTCCAATTACACGCCAGCAAAGTCTTCAGCTAGAGACGTCATTAACCTATCGTTGAATAACGCGAGGGCAATAAACAATCTTTAAGACTCGGGTATGATTCCTACCCTATTTACTACTCGCCATATCTTTGACAGAGGAGTACATACACTTGAACTCTCACAGAACGTTGCCCATTGTTTCCTCCGAAGTTTGTTGCTGTATCGCCGTATTTCTGCATTAAGTCTGTTGAACTGAGTTCTTCTAGCAGGTTCACCACCTCATCGCATACGCCTTTTCTCTGCTTTTCTTCTGGCCGCACACTAATTACGGAGCTTTGAGTCCGTGACTGGAAAATGTGCAGGTAGCTTAAGTATGATGGTTGCAGCCGCTTTGCTCGCCTGCATATCCTAAAATATATCCCCTGATAAGTTATCTAGGTGCTCTTGGTAGCGATCCCAATCAGTTACATTGCAGGATTTTGCTACCGTCAAATGGTAGCCAGAAGCATTAACCAATATAGGGAAATGATCACTGCCCATTCTGTCCGGAGCTGTGCAACACGTGAGCTGAACGTAACTTGAATGCAACGTCAAGTCGATAATACTTGTACAAGCTGGGGACCTAAAGAATGTTACATTGCCATCATTCGCAATGCATAAGTCTAGCTTATCAATAGCCTTTCCCAGACAACCTCCACGTGCATCCAAACTCTTGTCCCCCCATGACGggtgatgcgcattgaaatcaccacaaaTGATGCACAGAGCTGGGCAGCGATGACACAGGTCTTCCAAAAAACTTTTCGGTGAAAATTTCCTTGTGAGGAGACGCGTACACCGATGAAATGCTGACATTGCAGTTTTCTATCTGTGCCTTGATCGCACCAACTTCTATACCATCTCTGCACAAGTCCACCAAATTGAGTGCTACGTGTGGTATCTTTCTTCGTATATACACATCGGCGCTTCCTTTTGGGAAAGTCGCTATGGTGGGGTTCTTGTGAGTGACGTATCCAGTGATTGATCTTTGTCTCGGTAATCCGGCCTCCGACAGAGTTCAAGATATGATTTTGATATTCTCTCAAAAACAGGTGTAGTTCATTTTTGCGAGAAACAATACCGGCACAATTCCACTGCTATATGAAAGGCACTTTTCGGCGATTCAACGTGCACTGAGTCTTGACCTTCAGCAACCTATTGCTGGTTGTGCCCAAAACAACCAAGCATCATTGATTCTAGATCCAGCACGGCCTGCGGCATGGTGGTCGTAGTACCTGGTGGCGTTGTCGCTAGGTGAGAACGTAGAGCGGCAAACAAAATAGGAACAATCTCCACCGTGTCGTGAATATTTTCCTAATGTCTCTTTGCCTTCTGCTCAAATTCTTTTCTTAGCACTCTGGCATAGGTAGCTTGCGTAGAAATGTTCTGAGTACACTCAGTTGGCATGGCTCCTTGTTTGCTCGACTCGCATTGCCCGGTGTTTTCAGGAAGCATTCTTCTGATTGCACCTCACTTACATTGTTTGGACTAGTTGATATTCTTTCGTTTACCAATGGAGGAAAATCGTCAGGTGATTGAGCAACTGACCGGGCAGTAGTTTGTTTAGTTGGTTTAGACCCCGTATGAAAGGCTTTTCGTCTATGCAGCGCTCTCACTCGGATTCGGCACCCACTCTAACTCGCGGGATGGTCACTATTGCAGTTCGCGCATTTGAAGTCCGTCTTGCAAGTTTTGAAGTAATGTGAACCTTCACAGCGTTTGCATCGCAGCTGTCCTTTGCAGAATTTTGCCACGTGACCAAAACATTGGCATTTAAAGCACCTAGGTGGTGGCTTCGTGTATTCAGTGGTTTTATGTCAAGTGAAGCCAAGGTTAATAGTCAGAGGTCACTCGGTGTTTGGAGTAAACGCAAGTACCACCGCATCGGTGGGTCTAACTTTCCCCTCATTCGTAGAAGAAACTTCTAACTATCCTCCTTACGTGAATCACGCCTAAGGGTTTCGTGTATCCGAGAATATCCGCCTCTGTGTTCCACTTCGAAACACCTCTGATCAAGCAGGTGTTTCGCAGATAGGCATTAGaaagacgagcgctaacttctaCACCACACGCCTAAGGGTTTCGTGTATCCGAGAATATCCGCCTCTGTGTTCCACTTCGGAACACCTCTGATCAAGCAGGTGTTTCGCAGATAGGCATTAGgaagacgagcgctaacttctaCACCACACGGCTTGCCACATTTGAAAAGCGCGTTTACTTGATCTTCAGTGGCCacgtcattgattgattgatttattgattgatttgtggggtttaacgacccaaatccaccatttgattatgagagacgccgtagtgaagagctccggaaattttgaccacctcgggttctttaacgtgcacccaaatatgagtacacgggcctacaacatttccgcctccatcggaaatgcagccgccaatgccgggatttgatcccgcgacctgcgggtgagccgccgagtaccttagccactagaccaccgtggcggggcgagtgGCCACGTCAAGCAGTAGCGAACCTTGAGCAGTGAAATAACTCCGAACTGGCTCAGCGTCAATGACTAATGTCACCGCAGAATGTAAAGCAATAGGGTTCAACTGTATTAAGTCTTTTTTGCTCTCTACACGtgagtgggcacgtcggctggcatcggAACGGCGTCATGTCAAACCCATTCCTGTTCTTTGTACAGGTATTCCTGCCTGTGGTGTCTACGGCGGCCAGCGCATCGACTACGCAGACGAAGATAAATGCCATCACGCTCCCGTATCAGCAGCTTACCCATGACCAAGAACCGCACGTGCTGAATCTTTCTACGCCGCATGATGGCGCCTCGACTGCATCGACTATGGCTATAAAAGGACGGCTGCAGCAACACCCgcgcagtgggcacgtcggctggcatcggAACGGCGTCATGTCAAACCCATTCCTGTTCTTTGTACAGGTATTCCTGCCTGTGGTGTCTACGGCGGCCAGCGCATCGACTACGCAGACGAAGATAAATGCCATCACGCTCCCGTATCAGCAGCTTACCCATGACCAAGAACCGCACGTGCTGAATCTTTCTACGCCGCATGATGGCGCCTCGACTGCATCGACTATGGCTATAAAAGGACGGCTGCAGCAACACCCgcgcagtgggcacgtcggctggcatcggAACGGCGTCATGTCAAACCCATTCCTGTTCTTTGTACAGGTATTCCTGCCTGTGGTGTCTACGGCGGCCAGCGCATCGACTACGCAGACGAAGATAAATGCCATCACGCTCCCGTATCAGCAGCTTACCCATGACCAAGAACCGCACGTGCTGAATCTTTCTACGCCGCGTGATGGCGCCTCGACTGCATCGACTATGGCTATAAAAGGACGGCTGCAGCAACACCCgcgcagtgggcacgtcggctggcatcggAACGGCGTCATGTCAAACCCATTCCTGTTCTTTGTACAGGTTGGTGTCGATTACTCCTCAGTTAAAACAAGCAATCGTTGTTTTATACAGCTGACGTGCCCAAGCTGTCTACATGCTTTTTTTGTGAATACATGGGATCTTGTACGGTCTTTGCTAATGTTGTGCGGAGACGTAGAGCTCAATCCCGGACCTAGTACCGCGGAACTtctcaaacaattacttgatggTCAGAAACTTATACAAGAAAGGCTAAACGCCATTGAATCCAAGCTGCAAAAAGTTGACAAAATCGAAAAAACTGTGCAGTGCCTTGAAAAAAGGCTTGTGGATTTAGAAGACCGAAGCAGACGCAACAACCTTGTGGTATTTGGTATTCCGGAAAGCGAGAATGAATCAACCGTTGTCCTAAGCGAGAAGGTCGTTACTGAGCTTTTTAAAGATACTTTGGGAGTAGAAGTACACTCAGTAGAAAGATTACACAGAATGGGGCGTCGCCAACCAAATAAACCTCGCCCTGTGATACTGAAATTGTTCGACCATCGTGAAAAAATAACCGTTCTACAAAACTGTTTTAAGCTAAAAGGAAAGCGCATGTCAGTGTCTGAAGACTTCTCCGCTGCCACTAGGCAAATAAGAAAACAGCTCTGGGATAGCACGGCTGACCTACGCAAATCGGGAAAGAAAGTCAGACTCGTGCACGATAAAATTAGAATTGATGATGAGCTATTTGAATGGGACGACGAACAAATGACTAGAGTATCAGTTTCAAAACGCCGATCTAGGGCAAGGCAAAAAGATGCGTGACCACACAGTCACACAGAAAGTTTTACTTGCCTAAACATTAATGCTCGCAGCATCGTAAATAAAACAACCGATTTGGAAAGCATAGTCATCGCGCACAATCCAGAAATTATAGTAATCACAGAAACATGGCTTAACAGCGACATTGGTGATTACGAAATTACACCCTCGGGTTACTGCATCCTTCGAAACGATAGAGATACGCGTGGTGGCGGAGTTGCGATTATATTCAAGGACTCGCTGGAGTTGTTGAGACTGCCCGACATCATAGGAATCGAATGTGTTGTCGTGAAGGTTATCTTGAAAGAATGTGCATTGATAATTGGCGGTTTCTATAGGCCCCCTAGTTCAGACATATCTTTCTACGAAAGGCTTAATAACTTTTTATTGCCTTATAGAAATCACTCCAGTAATCTAATGCTTGTTGGAGACTTTAACGTTCCCCACGTTGCCTGGGACAATGACTTTCCCTATGCGCTTTCAAATGAGGCTGAACATATTCTTGATCTTGTGTTGTTTCATGATTTAACACAACTTGTTCATGCACCTACTCGAGTCCAAGGTACCAAACAATCAGTCTTGGATCTATTCTTGGTCAACCACAGGGTATTACAGCGAAATCCAACTATCCGAATCTTAGAGGGTATATCGGACCACAAAATTGTATGCCTGGATATGCAATTAAGCTGTATCCACAAGGTGACAAAGCGAGAAACTTTTGTTCCTGTGTTTGCACGTGCAAGTGATGTTGACGTACTTGACGTACTAGACAGCTCTTTCGCACACTTTGTATCCCTCTACGAGTCGGATAAGCACTCGGTTAATCACCTGTGGAACtttttcaaaaaccttgtgacAAAGTGCATTGACGAATTTGTACCACGTAAGCGTAAAATAATACGGAACACTAACCCCTGGATAACCAAAGAGATAGTACGCTTGGGACGAAGActtaaaaaagtaaaacaaaaactgAAACGGCGCAACGAAGCGTCCACAAGCAACTTGGTTTGCGCACTGAGATTGCAGCTTAAAAACTGTATTGCTGACGCTAAAGCTCATTATCAAAACGTGCAactaaaaaagtttatttcttcGTCCCCGGCGAAATTTTGGAGGTATCTGTCACCAAATAAAAAATCGGCACCTACTCTTGTCTTAGACGGCAATGCGGTGACTAACAGCTCAGAAACAGCGCGCATACTCAATGAATACTTCTGTTCAGTTTTCACTGATGATAATGGCACGGAACCTGAATTTCTTTTGTTTGGTGATTTGCCACCGATTGACAATATAGAAATAGATGAAGAGGGCGTATTTTCCCTTCTGCTCAAGTTAGATGATAAGAAATCTAGTGGGATCGACAACATACCTAATGCTTTTCTGGTGCGCTACGCAGAATGGTGTTCTAAGTACCTAAACCTAATCTTTCGGAAATCTCTTTCTCGAGCAGAACTTCCTCATGACTGGCGTTACGCCAAAATAACTCCCATACCAAAAAAGGCAAACCAGTACATACCTTCCGCGTACAGACCAATATCGTTGTTATGCGCATGTGTTAAAGTTCTGGAACACATAATATTCAAGCACCTTTCCGCGTTTATCGAAAGCAACAACATAATAGACAGTCGCCAGCATGGCTTCCGACGCGGCTTATCGACGGTTACGCAGCTACTCGAAATGGTACATGACCTTGCCTCTGGTCTGGACAAACAAAGCcaaattgatatattatttctagACTTTGAGAAAGCGTTTGACCGCGTGTCACACCGTAAGCTTCTAATCAAATTCAAGGCGATTCTGAAAAATGACTCTTTATTAGCCTGGATCGAAGCATACTTGAGCTGCAGGTACCAGTGCGTCACAGTTGGTGGAACCAACTCGCCATCCGCGCCAGTTCAATCCGGCatacctcagggatccgtcctggggcctcttttctttttggtttttataaatgacattgtccGCGATATACCAGTTAAGATaaggcttttcgcagatgactgcgtgctTTATCAAGAAGTGAATGATCCTAGCGACCAGCTTCTTTTAAACGATTCTTTATCTAAAATTCAAGACTGGTGTACGAAATGGCAAATGaacataaaccccaaaaaaactgTTGCGATGACCATAACCCTCAAAAAAGATCCTTTAAAATTCCgatacaacctaggcaatcacTCCTTATCATTCGTTTCGCAATATACGTACCTTGGCCTTGTAATCACATCTGATTTAAGGTGGAACGATCACATAGCTTACATTGAAAAAAAGGCTTTGAGAAAACTAGGTTATTTACGAAGGACGCTAGCTAAAGCAACCCGCGAGACTAAGCTACTCGCATATAAAACGTACGTAATACCATTACTTGAATACGCGTCGCCTGTATGGGACCCCCACACACAAGCTAACATTgataaacttgaatcaatacagcgaaaatCTGTACGGTTCGTGTTTAATGCCTACCGACACGACACATCTCCATCAGCTCTTTTGGAAAGCGCTAAGCTGGAAACTTTGCAATGGAGACGTTACCATGAAAGAATGAAGTTGTTCTACCTCATATATAATGACAAGCTAGCAATTCGGAAAACCAATTACATTAAACCAATTTTGCGCCGCGAAACGCGCTCCTCCCACCCTGAAAGAATTGATGAGCTTCTCTGTCATACTAACATATATCGGTACTCCTTTTTTCCCCGCGCAATCAAcgagtggaacaaattgccaccaGAGGCTCTGGAAAGTGTCGATCTGAAATCATTTCTCCGTGCGTTACCTGCTCCATCTTTCTGATAGCTACACTCCCATTTCCTTTACAGTGCCTTTGTTCTTGTGCCCATTTTAGACAAAATATTTGCCTTACAATTTGCCACGCTTGTAACTAACATGCCCGGATGTACTTTTTGAATTGTTGCTGACTATTCTTgtacttgaacttttttttttttttttttttttccacacagcAAAACCTGCTGAGCACTACTTTCGTGCAGTTTTCAGTATAGCCTTGTATGGCACGGCAATTGTGGACTGCATTTCCAGTTTCCTTTCTATGTGAATCaacgcgttcctttttttttgtaccacTGTATAATctgttcaatatttttttgtaCTTCCTGCATTTGTGTTCATTGTACCGCCCACCCCTGCCCAAAGTCTGGCATTCAGACTGGCAGTAttctcctaaataaataaataaataaataaataaataaatataatcaCCGGAATACCCACAGTTCTGCTTTTGTGGTGGCTTACCATCTTGAAGTTGTCGTCTTCCATGTCCGACCAATCGTCTTTTTTCTCATCGAGTCCCACTATTGTAGATGCTGCGTCATCGGTTGTAGGTTCATTAGTGTCACCACAGTTACGTCCGCCCGCTCGTTGGTCTGGTCGTTTTGATGGCGTGTGAGATGGATCAGGTGCCAGCCCTGGTCGCTCGCATGGCTGGACCAAGGCCGAAGTCCCGGAATTGGACACTTCTTCCGGTCGCGTCTTCTCAGAATGGGCCCGGTAAGAGCAAAATGTTCTTGATGCCGCAGAGGTCTTCACGAGAAAGGCGGAAAATaacacaaaacaaggaaaaatagAAGATCGAGGATAGGGTTAGCTGCACTCTCAACTTCGTCGTCTTCCTCCTCCTCGAACAACCACACGCTTTAAGTGTCGAACAGTTACAGTTATTAGTCTGCTGTCGTCACGTGTATTCTTATTGCGTGCTAGCTTTCTGCTTGAGGAGTGTGCTGCATGTTTCTAGGTGATTGCCATTTCTAAAGTGACTTTGAAATTTGTTCTTGTGACTGAAATAATGCACAATAAACGATCAACTAGCTCGGTAGAGACATGTTTCACTTaagtgttataccgattcctataaaTAGGGGATCactcaagttgttttttttttcatgggatGAGTTTTGGGAACTGTAGTAAATAAAACGCCGCAAATGTTAGTGATCTTTTAAGCGGGGTACTATTCGACATCTTGAAAGTGATCTTTACATTATCATTTCCTTTTAGGGTATTTCGGGCATTTCGAAGTTCAAATAGCGTTGTGTCTAGTTTCATGAGGATCTTCTTGAAAGTCAGAATGCGTAAACTTTGTAGTAGTCTACTATATTCATGGTTTCCACACGTCAGCTGAACCCTGTAAGTATTGTGTCCTCTGTGTTTTCCTTGGCTGCATTACGCATTGGCATCAagtgtttgaataaaaaaaaaagagcccttcGATGGATATCACTCGTGAATAATAACGACTGCGAAGTATGCACGTGCACAGGAGATGGAGATTGTACCTAAAGAAAACATGTACCGAAAAGAATATATactgtcacgagcggttgcaatgcacggcgcatacagcgcgaatgaacattcagaaaaaaggtgaagaaggaagacgacgttgggtgtgctgtctcgagaccccttgtggaagtaaacgcgaaccatccaggctcgcctgtttttcaaccttttcgtgtacttcttgcgtgtaacatttggtggagctgtgctgggtacctcccacgacctacgacggagccgtcagcaccagaacttcgtagaagccgtcgccttgccggactttcgccatcgcgccccgacatgtctctggagcaaaatgaccccctcagcaatgcctcggcaagaccaccgctgtatcagcattaccgagagccacggccgttctcagcaaagccaggggaagacttcgatgaatggctgacccattacgaaagggtaagccaatgcaacaactggaacccggccagccagctcaggcatgtcgttttttatttgacg from the Rhipicephalus microplus isolate Deutch F79 unplaced genomic scaffold, USDA_Rmic scaffold_25, whole genome shotgun sequence genome contains:
- the LOC142786559 gene encoding uncharacterized protein LOC142786559, whose amino-acid sequence is MSNPFLFFVQVFLPVVSTAASASTTQTKINAITLPYQQLTHDQEPHVLNLSTPHDGASTASTMAIKGRLQQHPRSGHVGWHRNGVMSNPFLFFVQVFLPVVSTAASASTTQTKINAITLPYQQLTHDQEPHVLNLSTPHDGASTASTMAIKGRLQQHPRSGHVGWHRNGVMSNPFLFFVQVFLPVVSTAASASTTQTKINAITLPYQQLTHDQEPHVLNLSTPRDGASTASTMAIKGRLQQHPRSGHVGWHRNGVMSNPFLFFVQQNLLSTTFVQFSV